The following is a genomic window from Campylobacter lari subsp. lari.
TACTTTTGTACATAGAAGTGTTAGTTATGATTTAATACCTTTTAAAAATATTGATGAGTATTTTAAAACTTTAGAGAAAAATTATGTAATTTTAGATCAAGAACAAAGAAAAAAACTTATCATTGAGCAATTAAAAACACTTGAAAAAGAAAATGATATTATGATTTCAGAAGATGATGAGCTTTTGGCTGAAGTTGTGGCTATCACAGAGTATCCAAAAGCATTGTTAGGACATTTTGAAAAAGAATATTTAGAAATCCCAAGTGAAGTAATCATCACTTCTATGAGGGAAAATCAACGCTATTTTGCAGTATTTAAAAATAATACTTTGAGTAATCATTTTGTGGTTGTATCTAATGCAGTTTGTGAAGATTATTCTAAAATCATTAATGGCAATGAAAGGGTTTTAAGAGCAAGATTAAGCGATGCGATGTTTTTTTGGAAAAATGACTTAGCACAAGGCTTAAATAATGATAAAATAAGTCAAATGGTCTATCTTGAAGGACTTGGAACCTTAAAAGATAAAATCATCAGAGAACAAAAAATTGCTACTAAGCTTTGTGAAATTTTTGCTAATACTCAAAAGAATGAAATTTTAAAAGCTATAGAATACTCAAAAGCCGATCTAAGTACTCAAATGGTATATGAATTTACCAATCTTCAAGGTATTATGGGTTCTTATTATGCTAAGGCTATGGGTATGAGTGATGAAATTACATTAGCTATTAAAGAACAATATCTTCCAAATGGTGATAATTCAGCTATGCCAAGTAATGAATTTAGCTCTATCGTAGCTTTAGCTAATAAACTTGATACTCTCATGGGACTTTTTTCTATAGGAAAGATTCCAAGTGGTACAAAAGATCCATATGCGCTAAGAAGAGCAGCAAATGGTGTTTTAAAAATTATCCTAGCTTTAAATAAAAACTTTGATTTAAAAGTATTTTTAGAAGCAATAGCTAGTGAGTATAAAAGCTTTGATTTGAAAATTTTACTAGACTTTATCTTAGAGCGTTTATATACTTTTTACAATGCAAATCCTTCTTTTATCAAAGCAGTACTTAGTTCAAAAAATTATGATATTGTTTATATTGATTCTTGTATTAAAGCTTTGATTCAAAGTGCAAATAAGGCAGATTTTAGTCAAAATTTTGCCACCTTTAAGCGTTTGGCAAATATTGTAGTATTAAGTGAAGTTCCAGTTAATGAGAGTTTATTTAACACTCAAGAAGAAAAGGATTTATATCAAGCATTTTTAAAATGCAAAATAAAAGAAAACAACACTCAAGAGCTTTTAGAAAGCCTTTTTGAGCTAAAACCTCAAATTGATGCTTTTTTTGATAAAGTAATGATTAATGACAAAGATGAAAATATAAAAAACAATCGTCAAGCTTTAGTATGCGCGATTTACCACGAGTTTTTAAAAATAGCTGATATTAAAGAGCTTAGCGTATGAGAAAAATTCTTTTTTTTCTTTGCTTTTTATTTTTTACTTTAAAAGCTAGAGAGATTGAGCTTATAAAAGGGCAAGTAGTTTTTTTAGAATTTGATAAAAATAATTTTTTACAAATTAGCTCAAATTCTAAAAAACTTCCTTTTTTTGAGTATAAAAATAAAATTATCGTTAGTATAGCTATGCCTTATAAAAACCCCAAAGATAGAAAATTAATAGTAGAATTTAAAGATAATTCTAAAGAAGAAATTAATATAAAATTTAATGAGGGAAATTACAAAAAAGAATTTTTAAAAGTGAGTGCTTCTAAGGTCAATCCACCTAAAGAAACACTTGATCGCATTAGCAAAGAATATCAAGAAGCTATTAAGGTTTATAATACCTATACTAATATGGCCTTTTTTGAAGGCAATTTTACATATCCTTTAGAAAGTAAGATTACTAGCGATTTTGGAAAAGCAAGATTGTTTAATGATACTCTTAAAAGCTATCATAGTGGAACTGATTTTAGAGCAGCAAGTGGAACCAAAATATATGCGAGTAATGATGGTATTGTAAGAATTGCTTCAAATCGTTATTATGCAGGAAATTCGGTGGTGATTGATCATGGATATGGGATTTATTCTCAGTATTATCATCTATCAAAACTTAATGTAAAAATAGGACAAAAGGTAAAAAAAGGCGAGCTTATAGGTTTAAGTGGAGCTAGTGGTAGGGTTACTGGACCACATTTGCATTTTGGAATTTTGGTTAATGGTGTGCAAGTTGATCCGCTTGATTTTATAGCCAAATTTAATGCCTTATAATGATAGCTTTTAGTGAGTTTTTTCAAAATTGGATTGATAAATACTATTCCCAAGCTGTGAGTGTTGGCAAAAACGGAGATTTTTATACCGCAGTTAGCGTGGGAAATCTTTTCGGGGTACTATTAGCTAATCATTTTTTAAAACTTATAGATGATAAAAAATTAACTTTA
Proteins encoded in this region:
- the glyS gene encoding glycine--tRNA ligase subunit beta — encoded protein: MKLLIEVGTEELPAIPLLKELPNISQKWEKILQEYHLEAEFKFFYTPRRLVFIHENFKEKQDDSFVEFIGAPKTIAYKDGKLTQAGLSFLEKSGLKEEELEFKEIKGKEVLYCQKQVQGLQSKEVLAQMIETFLKSLSFGKTMRWGDGSFEFIRAIRSLCCILNDELVEFESYGVKSAKSTFVHRSVSYDLIPFKNIDEYFKTLEKNYVILDQEQRKKLIIEQLKTLEKENDIMISEDDELLAEVVAITEYPKALLGHFEKEYLEIPSEVIITSMRENQRYFAVFKNNTLSNHFVVVSNAVCEDYSKIINGNERVLRARLSDAMFFWKNDLAQGLNNDKISQMVYLEGLGTLKDKIIREQKIATKLCEIFANTQKNEILKAIEYSKADLSTQMVYEFTNLQGIMGSYYAKAMGMSDEITLAIKEQYLPNGDNSAMPSNEFSSIVALANKLDTLMGLFSIGKIPSGTKDPYALRRAANGVLKIILALNKNFDLKVFLEAIASEYKSFDLKILLDFILERLYTFYNANPSFIKAVLSSKNYDIVYIDSCIKALIQSANKADFSQNFATFKRLANIVVLSEVPVNESLFNTQEEKDLYQAFLKCKIKENNTQELLESLFELKPQIDAFFDKVMINDKDENIKNNRQALVCAIYHEFLKIADIKELSV
- a CDS encoding M23 family metallopeptidase, with protein sequence MRKILFFLCFLFFTLKAREIELIKGQVVFLEFDKNNFLQISSNSKKLPFFEYKNKIIVSIAMPYKNPKDRKLIVEFKDNSKEEINIKFNEGNYKKEFLKVSASKVNPPKETLDRISKEYQEAIKVYNTYTNMAFFEGNFTYPLESKITSDFGKARLFNDTLKSYHSGTDFRAASGTKIYASNDGIVRIASNRYYAGNSVVIDHGYGIYSQYYHLSKLNVKIGQKVKKGELIGLSGASGRVTGPHLHFGILVNGVQVDPLDFIAKFNAL